GCGACACCGCACCGTCGCGGTCGCCCCGTCGCAGCCAGGCGTGGACGCGATCGACCGTCCGCAGTCGCTCCGCGAGCGACGCGTCGAGCGCGCCCCCGAAGAGCGAAGCCATCGCCGCGCCGTCGATCGGCGGCCCGAGCTCGGCGTCTGGGAGCACCATGCGCGCGACGGGGAGCAGCGCGCGCTGCACGCAGAGCTCCACGCGCTCCCCGCGGGTCGCGATCGCGGCGAGCGCGGGCGCGAGCATGCAGAGGTCTCCGAGCGCGCCCGGATAGAGCACCATGTGACGCACTCAGCGCCTCACGCCGCGGGTCGCGTCGCGTTGACTGGTCCGGAAAACGACGGCTATCATCCGCCGCTCATGTCGTCGTCCGCGGTCACCGCCGACTCCCTCCTCGATCTGGTCGGCAACACCCCGGTCGTGCGATTGAACCGGATCGTCCCGCAAGGCTCCGCGGAGATCTGGGCGAAGCTCGAGTCGTTCAACCCGGGCGGAAGCGTGAAGGACCGCATCTGCCTCGCGATGATCGAGGAGGCCGAGCGCACGGGCCGGCTCCGACCGGGCGCGACGATCGTCGAGCCGACCAGCGGCAACACCGGCATCGGCCTCGCGCTCGTATGCGCGATCAAAGGGTACCACCTCATCCTCACGATGCCGGACACGATGAGCGAGGAACGTCGCAGCCTGCTGACCGCGTACGGCGCGAGGCTCGTGCTCACGCCCGACACCCGTGGCATGCACGGCGCCATCCGCAAAGCGGAAGAGATCGTCACCGAGCACCCCGACTACTTCATGCCGCAGCAGTTCGCGAATCCGGCGAACCCCGAAGTGCACCGCCGAACGACCGCGCGCGAGCTTCTCGGACAGTTCGACCGCATCGACGCCTTCGTGGCGGGCGTCGGAACGGGCGGCACGGTGACGGGCGTCGGCGAGGTGTTGCGCGAGCACGTGCCCGGGATCCTCGTCGTCGCCGTCGAGCCCGCCGCCTCCCCGGTGCTCTCGGGTGGAGAGCCCGGATTCCACACGATCCAGGGATGGGGCGCCGGCTTCGTGCCCGAGATCCTCAACACGAAGGTGTACCACGAGGTGATGGCCGTGACGGACGCGGCGGCAGCCGCCTGCACGCGCCGCCTCGCCCGCGAAGAAGGCATCCTCGGCGGCATCTCGTGCGGCGGGGTGTGCGTCGCGGCGCTGGAGATCGCGAAGCGCCTCGGCCCCGGGAAGATCGTGGTGACGGTCTTCCCCGATACGGGCGAGCGCTACCTCACGACGGACCTCTTCCACGCCGAAGGCATCTGACCCATGCGCGAGGACGCGCTCGCGGCCAAGCTCGCCGCGCTACGCGCCGGCCTGAACGAACTCGGCGCGACGCTGCTCGCCTTCTCGGGCGGCGTCGACTCGTCGTTCGTCCTGCGGATCGCCCACGAAGTCCTCGGCGGCCGCCTGACCGCGCTCACCTCCGTCTCGCCGACGAATCCCGAGCACGATACGTCGCACGCGGTCGCGCTCGCGCGCTCGCTCGGCGTGCGACACCTGCTGATCCCGTCGAACGAGCTCGAAGTGCCGGGCTATGCCGCCAACCCGACGAACCGCTGCTACCTCTGCAAGAACCGCCTCTACGAGATCTGCGCCGCGGAGGCTCGGCGGCTCGGCATCGCGTCCATCATCGACGGCGTGAACGCCGATGACCTCGCCGACTACCGGCCGGGCCTGCGCGCGGCGGACGAGCGCGGCGTCCGCCATCCGCTGGTCGATTCGGGCATCGGCAAGGAGCACGTACGCGCCTTGAGCCGGGCGCACGGGCTCGCGAGCTGGGACCGTCCCGCCAGCCCGTGCCTGTCGTCCCGATTTCCGTACGGGACCGCGATCACACCGGAAAGCCTGCGCATGGTGGCGACCGCGGAGGACGGACTCCGGACGCTCGGTTTTCGGACGCTCCGCGTCCGCTTCCACGGCACGTTGGCGCGCGTCGAGATCGACGCCGCCGAGCTGCCGCACCTCGCGGATTCCACGCTCCGGACCGCGCTCGTGGCCGTCGTCCGCGCGGCGGGATTCGCGTCCGTGGAAATCGATCCGCAGGGGTTCCGGTCCGGCAGCCTGAACGCGGGGCTCAGCGGACGAGTGCACCCCTGACGAAGAAAGTTCAGCCAGCGGAAGCCGCGAGCACGCGCTCCGCCCAGGCCAGATCTTCCCGCGTCGTGATCTTCCGGTTGCTCGGGTGCCCCGGCACGATGGCCACCTCGACGCCGAGGCGCTCGACGAGTGCGGCATCGTCGGTCGCCACCTCGTCGCGCGGGGCCTCGACATGCGCGCGGCGGAGCAGATCGGCGGCGAAGACTTGCGGTGTCTGCGCGAGCCAAAGATCGGCGCGCGGAACGGTCGCGACGATCCGCCCGTCGCGCACGCGCTTCACCGAATCGAGCACCGGCGTCGCGAGGATCGCGGCCCCCGTCGTCCGCGCCGCGGCGATACACGCAGCGACGTCGGTGGAGCGCACGAGCGGACGCGCGGCGTCATGCACGGCCACGATCGCGCAGCTCGGGTCGAGCGCGGCGATGCCTCTCGCGACCGAGCGCTGCCGCTCCGCACCGGCCGACGCGAACCGGATGGGCAACGCGAGGGACTCGAGCATCCGCGCGCAGCGTTCGCGCTCCTCGTCGGCGACGACGACGATCAGACGCGCGATGTCGGGAACGCCGACGAAGCGGCTCGCCGCCACCGCGAGCATCGGACGTCCGCCGAGCGGCTGGAACTGCTTCGGAACGGCACCGCCGAAGCGCCGTCCGGTACCCCCCGCGACGAGGATGACCTCGACGTCGGACATCGGATCCACGCCTCAATGGGCGAAGATCGTCTTCAGCTCCTCCATGATCTTGTCCTCGGAGTGCGACTTGGCGATCGCGAGCTCCTTCACCAGGAGGTTGCGCGCCGTGTCGAGCATCTTGCGCTCGCCGAATGACAGTTCCTTGTCGCCCTTGAGGACGAAGAGGTCGCGCAGCACCTTGGCGATCTCGAGGACCGAACCGGTCTTGATCTTCTCGGTGTACTCGCGGTAGCGGCGATTCCACGTCTGCTGGTCGATCTCGACCTTCTTGTCCCGCAGGATCTTGTAGACCTTCGCGACCATGTCGCGGCCGATGATGCGGCGCAGACCCACGCTCCCGACGTTCTCCGTCGGGATCATGATGGTCATGTCGCTGTCGAGAATGCGCAGCATGTAGAACTTGCGGGCGGTACCGGAGATCGTCTTCGTCTGGATGCTCTCGATGACGCCGACGCCGTGCGCCGGATAGACGACCTTCTCACCGACCTTGAACGTATTGGTCACGCTGGCTCCTCCGTTGGGACCGAAACCGCAGTTTCCGAGTGTAGCGGAGCCCGGGCCGTAAGTCAATCGTTTTTCGGTGCAGCGGATGTCCTAACTATCTA
This genomic stretch from Deltaproteobacteria bacterium harbors:
- the cysK gene encoding cysteine synthase A gives rise to the protein MSSSAVTADSLLDLVGNTPVVRLNRIVPQGSAEIWAKLESFNPGGSVKDRICLAMIEEAERTGRLRPGATIVEPTSGNTGIGLALVCAIKGYHLILTMPDTMSEERRSLLTAYGARLVLTPDTRGMHGAIRKAEEIVTEHPDYFMPQQFANPANPEVHRRTTARELLGQFDRIDAFVAGVGTGGTVTGVGEVLREHVPGILVVAVEPAASPVLSGGEPGFHTIQGWGAGFVPEILNTKVYHEVMAVTDAAAAACTRRLAREEGILGGISCGGVCVAALEIAKRLGPGKIVVTVFPDTGERYLTTDLFHAEGI
- the larE gene encoding ATP-dependent sacrificial sulfur transferase LarE — protein: MREDALAAKLAALRAGLNELGATLLAFSGGVDSSFVLRIAHEVLGGRLTALTSVSPTNPEHDTSHAVALARSLGVRHLLIPSNELEVPGYAANPTNRCYLCKNRLYEICAAEARRLGIASIIDGVNADDLADYRPGLRAADERGVRHPLVDSGIGKEHVRALSRAHGLASWDRPASPCLSSRFPYGTAITPESLRMVATAEDGLRTLGFRTLRVRFHGTLARVEIDAAELPHLADSTLRTALVAVVRAAGFASVEIDPQGFRSGSLNAGLSGRVHP
- the ispD gene encoding 2-C-methyl-D-erythritol 4-phosphate cytidylyltransferase; translated protein: MSDVEVILVAGGTGRRFGGAVPKQFQPLGGRPMLAVAASRFVGVPDIARLIVVVADEERERCARMLESLALPIRFASAGAERQRSVARGIAALDPSCAIVAVHDAARPLVRSTDVAACIAAARTTGAAILATPVLDSVKRVRDGRIVATVPRADLWLAQTPQVFAADLLRRAHVEAPRDEVATDDAALVERLGVEVAIVPGHPSNRKITTREDLAWAERVLAASAG
- a CDS encoding CarD family transcriptional regulator → MTNTFKVGEKVVYPAHGVGVIESIQTKTISGTARKFYMLRILDSDMTIMIPTENVGSVGLRRIIGRDMVAKVYKILRDKKVEIDQQTWNRRYREYTEKIKTGSVLEIAKVLRDLFVLKGDKELSFGERKMLDTARNLLVKELAIAKSHSEDKIMEELKTIFAH